From a region of the Seleniivibrio woodruffii genome:
- a CDS encoding integration host factor subunit alpha: protein MTKADIVELIHERLGLTKKDIAKVVDELFTEVRTKILEKTNVKISGFGNFEVKKRGRRIGRNPKTGIETVIEPRTVVVFRPSQIFKDEVND from the coding sequence ATGACTAAAGCTGATATTGTTGAGCTGATTCACGAGCGTCTCGGACTTACAAAGAAAGACATCGCAAAAGTTGTTGATGAGCTTTTCACAGAAGTCCGTACAAAAATCCTTGAAAAAACTAATGTAAAGATCTCCGGTTTCGGTAACTTCGAAGTGAAGAAAAGAGGCCGCAGAATCGGACGTAACCCCAAAACTGGAATCGAAACTGTTATCGAACCCAGAACTGTTGTTGTTTTCCGTCCCAGCCAGATCTTCAAAGACGAGGTAAATGACTAA